A genomic window from Armatimonadota bacterium includes:
- a CDS encoding NlpC/P60 family protein encodes MALALAVLPSAAGASRPAAPELPGFGRTNSVEAQAARRVVAHLERDLARELAAVSGPTVPSATSTGERSAVLSPARAFYGQLLNAPIEVAPSARAGPAGAGADVATAAASRQGGALLGRAQSYRGTPYVWGGASGEGLDCSGLVVRTARDLGQSLPHSAAELYRLGEPVADSQLQPGDLVFFRDTYKPGISHVGIFSGGTRFLQASSRAGRVTDGDLARPYYRRKYAGARRLSLGGRAAQTARRWLSSAGRVLAAPFRLGAP; translated from the coding sequence GTGGCGCTGGCCCTGGCGGTCCTGCCCTCCGCCGCCGGGGCCAGTCGTCCCGCGGCCCCCGAGCTGCCCGGCTTCGGTCGCACCAACTCCGTGGAGGCGCAAGCGGCGCGCCGCGTCGTGGCGCACCTGGAGCGCGACCTGGCGCGTGAGCTCGCCGCGGTCTCCGGCCCGACTGTGCCCTCGGCCACCTCGACCGGGGAAAGGAGCGCCGTCCTGTCACCGGCGCGAGCATTCTACGGGCAACTGCTGAACGCACCGATCGAGGTGGCTCCCAGCGCGCGAGCGGGGCCCGCCGGCGCGGGCGCCGATGTCGCCACGGCGGCCGCGTCACGTCAAGGCGGCGCCCTGCTCGGGCGCGCCCAAAGCTACCGGGGTACGCCTTACGTCTGGGGTGGGGCGAGCGGCGAAGGCCTCGACTGCTCGGGGCTGGTGGTGCGTACCGCCCGCGACCTGGGGCAGAGCCTCCCCCACTCGGCGGCGGAGTTATACCGCCTGGGCGAGCCCGTCGCCGACAGCCAGCTTCAGCCCGGAGACCTCGTCTTCTTCCGCGACACCTACAAGCCGGGCATCTCACACGTCGGCATCTTCAGCGGGGGCACGCGCTTCCTGCAAGCATCCAGCCGCGCGGGCCGGGTCACCGACGGCGACCTGGCCCGCCCCTATTACCGGCGCAAGTACGCCGGCGCGCGGCGGCTGTCCCTGGGCGGCCGGGCCGCGCAAACCGCGCGGCGCTGGCTGTCATCCGCAGGCCGCGTTCTCGCCGCGCCGTTCCGGCTGGGGGCGCCGTGA